From one Sesamum indicum cultivar Zhongzhi No. 13 linkage group LG13, S_indicum_v1.0, whole genome shotgun sequence genomic stretch:
- the LOC105176120 gene encoding acyl-CoA--sterol O-acyltransferase 1-like has protein sequence MSLQIIKVLEYWAEGEITNFIKVWALVVASLSYCFFAAKHLPPGLSRFLALLPVLLLNLILPLTLHTMHLGGSSAFFLAWLANFKLLLFAFGKGPLSDPSVSLPRFAALACLPIKSAGCVPILVADEKLVSLKKTDKSSESKTVRRKGSGGEVPIESQAASKTSKQGLKSMWNYVTKGLLICLFLKLYDYTDMIHPKLTWVLYSLHIYFGLEIILAIFGGLAKALVGIELEPQFDEPYLSASLQEFWGRRWNIMVTRILRPTVYEPVLYFSTLIIGRKWAPLPAVMGSFLVSALMHELIFFYLGRRKPSGEITLFFMLHGVCLAIEVAIKKAINGRWRLPKLMAAPLTVGFVMVTAFWLFFPEFLRCDSLPRAINEYAAIASFVKDVTEALTFGSLNNVTVV, from the coding sequence ATGTCTCTGCAAATCATCAAAGTCCTCGAATACTGGGCAGAAGGAGAGATCACTAACTTCATCAAGGTATGGGCTCTGGTCGTCGCCTCTCTTTCCTACTGCTTCTTCGCTGCCAAACACCTCCCTCCAGGCTTGTCCAGATTCTTGGCACTTCTCCCTGTCCTACTTCTCAACCTCATCCTTCCTCTCACTCTTCACACCATGCATCTCGGCGGCTCCTCCGCTTTCTTCCTCGCTTGGCTCGCCAACTTTAAGCTCCTCTTGTTTGCTTTTGGGAAGGGCCCTTTATCCGACCCTTCCGTTTCCCTTCCAAGATTTGCAGCCCTCGCCTGTCTCCCCATCAAATCTGCTGGTTGTGTCCCTATATTAGTTGCAGACGAGAAGCTCGTGAGTCTTAAAAAGACGGATAAATCGTCTGAAAGTAAAACTGTGAGGCGAAAAGGATCAGGTGGCGAGGTACCAATTGAGTCGCAAGCTGCATCCAAAACGTCTAAACAGGGGCTGAAATCCATGTGGAATTACGTGACAAAAGGGTTGCTCATTTGCCTGTTCTTGAAGCTGTACGACTATACTGATATGATTCATCCAAAATTGACATGGGTTCTCTATAGCCTTCACATTTACTTCGGGCTGGAAATTATCCTGGCGATTTTCGGGGGGTTGGCTAAAGCCCTGGTTGGGATAGAGCTGGAGCCGCAATTCGACGAGCCATATCTCTCGGCTTCATTGCAAGAGTTCTGGGGTCGGAGATGGAACATCATGGTCACGCGTATTTTACGGCCGACGGTCTACGAGCCCGTACTGTATTTCTCGACGCTGATCATAGGCCGGAAATGGGCCCCACTTCCTGCTGTGATGGGCTCGTTTCTAGTCTCGGCTTTGATGCACGAGCTGATATTTTTCTACCTGGGCCGGAGGAAGCCCAGTGGAGAGATCACCTTGTTTTTCATGCTGCATGGGGTGTGTTTAGCGATCGAGGTAGCGATCAAGAAAGCCATCAACGGCAGGTGGCGGCTGCCTAAGTTGATGGCGGCCCCTCTGACCGTTGGATTTGTGATGGTGACAGCGTTTTGGTTGTTTTTCCCTGAGTTTTTGAGGTGTGATTCGTTACCGAGAGCGATCAATGAGTATGCTGCCATCGCTTCGTTCGTGAAGGATGTTACTGAGGCTTTGACTTTCGGATCTCTTAATAATGTTACCGTCGTTTGA
- the LOC105176121 gene encoding U-box domain-containing protein 4 yields the protein MGMEDSGSSGGSSHRRVVSATSDADDGTPRASSPSASSTVTQTLMLLESDDPNLRVQAAKDIRRLTKTSQRYRRHFSGAVGPLVDMLHCGCADANEAALAAILNLAVKDETNKINIIHAGALKPIIRFLQSENVTLQEYAAAALITLSASSVNKPIISASGAIPFLVDILRNGGSQARTDAVLALYNLSTHPDNLSLILQTEPIPPLISLLNSSKRSSKTAEKCTALIESLVSFDEGRRMLTSEEGGILAVVEILESGSLQSREHAVGALLKMCQSDRSKYREPILREGVIPGLLELTVQGTAKSQLKAQSLLKLLRDSPYPRSELQPDTLENIVCNIMSQIDGEDQTGKAKQMLSEMVKVSMEQSLRHLQQRALVCTPADLPINSCSPEVPSK from the exons ATGGGCATGGAAGATAGCGGCAGTAGCGGTGGGAGCAGCCACCGCCGCGTTGTCTCTGCAACTTCCGATGCTGATGATGGTACGCCTCGTGCTTCCAGCCCCTCTGCTTCGTCCACCGTGACTCAGACGCTCATGCTTCTGGAGTCGGATGATCCCAATTTGAGAGTGCAGGCAGCGAAGGATATCCGGCGTCTGACCAAGACTTCGCAGCGCTACCGGCGTCACTTCTCCGGCGCCGTTGGGCCACTTGTGGACATGCTGCACTGCGGCTGCGCCGACGCCAACGAGGCTGCGCTCGCCGCAATCCTTAACCTCGCCGTCAAAGACGAAAC GaacaagataaatataattcatgcCGGCGCCCTAAAACCAATTATTCGCTTCCTTCAGTCAGAGAATGTAACCCTACAGGAATATGCAGCTGCAGCTTTGATCACTTTGTCTGCATCGTCTGTTAACAAGCCAATCATCAGTGCTTCTGGTGCCATCCCTTTCCTTGTAGATATTCTGAGAAATGGGGGCTCACAGGCGAGAACTGATGCTGTATTGGCTCTTTACAACTTATCAACTCATCCTGACAATCTTAGCCTAATCCTCCAAACAGAACCTATTCCTCCCTTGATTAGTTTGCTTAACTCCTCTAAGAGGTCTTCCAAAACAGCAGAAAAGTGTACTGCTTTAATAGAATCTTTGGTGAGTTTTGACGAGGGACGAAGAATGCTCACATCTGAGGAGGGGGGAATACTTGCAGTAGTAGAAATACTTGAGAGTGGATCACTTCAGAGCCGGGAGCATGCAGTTGGAGCACTTTTGAAAATGTGCCAGAGTGATCGTTCCAAATATAGAGAACCAATCCTTAGAGAAGGCGTAATCCCTGGGCTTCTTGAGCTCACGGTTCAAGGAACGGCCAAATCTCAATTAAAAGCACAATCCCTTTTGAAACTGCTGAGAGACAGTCCTTATCCAAGGTCGGAGCTGCAACCCGATACCCTAGAGAATATAGTGTGCAATATTATGTCTCAAATCGATGGGGAAGATCAAACAGGAAAAGCAAAGCAGATGCTTTCTGAGATGGTAAAAGTTAGTATGGAGCAGAGTTTAAGACACTTGCAACAAAGGGCTTTGGTATGCACTCCTGCTGATCTGCCCATAAATAGTTGCTCCCCCGAAGTTCCatcaaagtaa
- the LOC105176123 gene encoding protease Do-like 7 isoform X1, with the protein MERLGSEAALAGMETSMKEELCMEIDPPFKENLATADDWRKALNKVVPAVVVLRTTACRAFDTESAGASYATGFVVDKRRGIILTNRHVVKPGPVVAEAMFVNREEIPVYPIYRDPVHDFGFFRYDPSAIQFLSYEEIPLAPEAACVGLEIRVVGNDSGEKVSILAGTLARLDRDAPHYKKDGYNDFNTFYMQAASGTKGGSSGSPVIDWQGRAVALNAGSKTSSASAFFLPLERVVRALSFLQKGRDSVTSTWEAVTIPRGTLQATFLHKGFDEIRRLGLRSETEQLVRHASPPGETGMLVVDSVVPDGPAHKHLEPGDVLIRLNGEVTTQFLKMENLLDDSVNDKVELQIERGGKPLSVELTVQDLHSVTPDYFLEVSGAVIHPLSYQQARNFRFQCGLVYVAEPGYMLFRAGVPRHAIIKKFAGEDISRLEDFISVLSKLSRGARVPLEYISYTDRHRRKSVLVTVDRHEWYAPPQVYTRNDSSGLWNVKPVLPLDSPLLSPGVNPIEQDPASNSISTCAAEITSMEQAHQCVGQEPMDGVTSMETSCEQIDNGPHSLDDSDSGTKKRRVEGDLSADGVLSPDCALHEPREERLEDPGTESETVLRDYQGGAAVASNASVAERVIEPTLVMLEVHVPSSCMLDGVHSQHFFGTGVIIYHSQTMGLVAVDKNTVAVSVSDVMLSFAAYPIEIPGEVVFLHPVHNFALVAYDPSALGAGASVVRAAELLPEPALRRGDSVCLVGLSRSLQATSRKSVVTNPSAALNIGSADCPRYRATNMEVIELDTDFGSTFSGVLTDELGRVQAIWGSFSTQLKYSCSSSEDHQFVRGIPIYTISQILEKIISRAIGPTLLINGVKRPMPLVRILEVELYPTLLSKARSFGLSDSWIQALVKRDPIRRQVLRVKGCLAGSKAENLLEQGDMVLAINQEPVTCFRDIEDACQALDQCDDDGKLTLTIFRQGREIDLLVGTDVRDGNGTTRVINWCGCIVQDPHSAVRALGFLPEEGHGVYVARWCHGSPVHRYGLYALQWIVEVNGKPTPDLDAFVTVTKEIEHGEFVRVRTIHLNGKPRVLTLKQDLHYWPSWELRFDPETAMWRRRTIKALV; encoded by the exons atggaGAGGTTGGGATCCGAGGCGGCGCTGGCTGGGATGGAGACGAGCATGAAGGAGGAGCTTTGCATGGAGATCGATCCGCCGTTCAAGGAGAATCTCGCCACAGCTGATGACTGGCGGAAGGCACTCAACAAGGTGGTTCCCGCAGTCGTCGTCCTCCGGACCACCGCCTGCCGTGCCTTTGACACGGAGTCCGCGGGTGCTTCTTATGCCACTGGCTTCGTCGTCGACAAGCGCCGCGGAATCATCCTCACGAACCGCCATGTCGTCAAGCCTG GGCCGGTGGTGGCGGAAGCTATGTTTGTGAACCGCGAAGAAATCCCGGTGTACCCGATATATAGAGATCCT GTTCATGATTTCGGCTTCTTCCGTTATGATCCTTCTGCTATACAATTCCTTAGCTATGAGGAAATTCCTCTTGCTCCTGAGGCTGCATGTGTGGGGCTTGAAATTAGGGTTGTCGGGAATGATAGCGGAGAAAAG GTCTCTATTTTGGCGGGAACTCTTGCTCGTTTGGATAGAGATGCTCCACACTATAAAAA GGATGGCTACAATGACTTCAATACCTTCTACATGCAA GCAGCTTCTGGAACAAAAGGTGGTTCAAGTGGCTCTCCTGTTATTGACTGGCAAGGCAGAGCAGTTGCTCTGAATGCTGGGAGCAAGACATCTAGTGCTTCGgcattttttttacctttagAACGA GTTGTGAGGGCCTTAAGCTTCTTGCAGAAAGGAAGAGACTCCGTTACTAGTACATGGGAGGCAGTCACCATTCCCCGTGGTACGCTTCAG GCTACATTTCTCCACAAAGGATTTGACGAGATACGCAGGCTTGGCCTCAGAAGTGAAACAGAACAG TTAGTACGCCATGCTTCTCCACCTGGGGAAACTGGAATGCTTGTTGTTGATTCGGTG GTGCCAGATGGCCCAGCGCATAAGCATTTGGAGCCAGGTGATGTGCTTATTCGATTGAATGGGGAG GTGACTACCCAGTTTCTGAAGATGGAGAATTTGCTCGATGACAGTGTCAACGATAAAGTTGAACTTCAGATTGAAAGGGGAGGCAAACCATTGAGTGTGGAATTAACG GTTCAGGATTTGCACTCTGTTACTCCTGATTACTTTCTGGAAGTGAGTGGTGCTGTTATACACCCTCTTTCTTATCAACAG GCCAGGAACTTCCGTTTCCAATGTGGTCTTGTATATGTTGCAGAACCAGG GTACATGCTATTCAGAGCTGGAGTACCACGCCATGCTATTATTAAGAAGTTTGCAGGTGAAGACATATCAAGACTTGAGGACTTCATTTCTGTGCTCTCTAAGTTATCCAGGGGAGCAAGAGTTCCATTAGAGTATATAAGCTACACGGATCGGCATCGTAGAAAG TCTGTCCTGGTAACAGTTGATCGTCATGAGTGGTATGCCCCTCCTCAGGTATACACTCGTAATGACAGTTCTGGCTTGTGGAATGTAAAGCCAGTTTTGCCACTGGACTCTCCACTCTTATCACCAGGGGTCAATCCCATTGAACAAGATCCAGCGAGCAATAGCATTTCAACATGTGCTGCTGAGATAACATCAATGGAACAAGCACATCAATGTGTTGGCCAGGAGCCAATGGATGGTGTGACTAGTATGGAAACTAGCTGTGAACAAATTGACAATGGGCCACATTCTCTAGATGATTCTGACTCTGGAACGAAAAAAAGGCGGGTCGAGGGAGATTTGTCTGCTGATGGTGTTCTATCACCTGACTGTGCCCTGCATGAACCTAGGGAAGAAAGATTGGAAGACCCTGGAACAGAAAGTGAGACGGTTTTGAGAGATTACCAAGGAGGAGCAGCAGTAGCAAGTAATGCTTCAGTTGCTGAGCGTGTAATTGAGCCTACCCTCGTAATGTTAGAG GTTCATGTGCCATCATCTTGTATGCTGGATGGCGTGCACTCACAGCATTTCTTTGGAACTGGTGTTATCATATATCACTCACAAACAATGGGGTTGGTTGCTGTTGATAAAAACACTGTTGCAGTGTCTGTCTCTGATGTGATGCTGTCTTTTGCTGCTTATCCAATTGAAATTCCCGGCGAG GTGGTTTTTCTCCATCCCGTGCACAATTTTGCACTTGTTGCATATGACCCTTCTGCACTTGGTGCTGGTGCTTCTGTAGTTCGAGCTGCTGAACTTCTTCCTG AACCTGCATTGCGTCGTGGAGATTCTGTATGCCTTGTGGGTCTGAGTAGGAGTCTACAGGCAACTTCCAGGAAATCTGTGGTCACCAATCCTTCAGCTGCTCTAAATATTGGCTCAGCTGACTGTCCAAGATACAGAGCAACCAATATGGAAGTAATTGAACTTGATACTG ATTTCGGTAGTACATTTTCTGGTGTCCTTACGGATGAACTTGGAAGGGTTCAAGCTATTTGGGGAAGCTTTTCAACACAG CTCAAGTATAGTTGTAGTTCATCTGAAGACCATCAATTTGTTCGTGGTATTCCAATTTACACAATAAGCCAGATCCTCGAAAAAATCATATCCCGTGCTATTGGTCCTACTCTTCTCATAAATGGAGTCAAAAGGCCTATGCCACTTGTCAGAATACTGGAGGTTGAACTTTATCCTACTTTGCTCTCCAAAGCCCGTAGTTTTGGGCTGAGTGACTCTTGGATCCAG GCACTGGTGAAAAGAGATCCTATTAGGCGTCAAGTATTAAGGGTGAAAGGCTGCTTAGCTGGATCTAAAGCTGAAAATTTACTAGAACAAGGTGACATGGTTTTGGCAATCAATCAAGAACCAGTTACATGTTTTCGTGACATTGAAGATGCTTGCCAAGCGCTAGACCAGTGTGATGATGATGGGAAGCTCACTCTGACAATTTTTCGTCAG GGTCGTGAAATCGATCTGCTTGTGGGAACAGATGTGAGGGATGGGAATGGAACTACACGTGTAATAAATTGGTGTGGTTGTATTGTCCAGGATCCTCATTCAGCTGTGCGAGCTCTTGGATTTCTACCTGAAGAAGGTCATGGCGTATATGTGGCAAG ATGGTGTCATGGGAGTCCAGTACATCGGTATGGTTTGTATGCTCTTCAATGGATTGTAGAAGTAAATGGGAAGCCAACTCCGGATTTGGATGCTTTCGTCACTGTGACAAAG GAAATAGAGCATGGGGAGTTTGTGCGTGTGAGAACAATTCACTTGAACGGTAAGCCTCGAGTGCTTACACTGAAACAGGATTTGCACTATTGGCCATCATGGGAGCTGAGATTTGATCCTGAAACTGCAATGTGGCGTCGAAGAACAATCAAAGCACTGGTGTGA
- the LOC105176123 gene encoding protease Do-like 7 isoform X2: MERLGSEAALAGMETSMKEELCMEIDPPFKENLATADDWRKALNKVVPAVVVLRTTACRAFDTESAGASYATGFVVDKRRGIILTNRHVVKPGPVVAEAMFVNREEIPVYPIYRDPVHDFGFFRYDPSAIQFLSYEEIPLAPEAACVGLEIRVVGNDSGEKVSILAGTLARLDRDAPHYKKDGYNDFNTFYMQAASGTKGGSSGSPVIDWQGRAVALNAGSKTSSASAFFLPLERVVRALSFLQKGRDSVTSTWEAVTIPRGTLQATFLHKGFDEIRRLGLRSETEQLVRHASPPGETGMLVVDSVVPDGPAHKHLEPGDVLIRLNGEVTTQFLKMENLLDDSVNDKVELQIERGGKPLSVELTVQDLHSVTPDYFLEVSGAVIHPLSYQQARNFRFQCGLVYVAEPGYMLFRAGVPRHAIIKKFAGEDISRLEDFISVLSKLSRGARVPLEYISYTDRHRRKSVLVTVDRHEWYAPPQVYTRNDSSGLWNVKPVLPLDSPLLSPGVNPIEQDPASNSISTCAAEITSMEQAHQCVGQEPMDGVTSMETSCEQIDNGPHSLDDSDSGTKKRRVEGDLSADGVLSPDCALHEPREERLEDPGTESETVLRDYQGGAAVASNASVAERVIEPTLVMLEVHVPSSCMLDGVHSQHFFGTGVIIYHSQTMGLVAVDKNTVAVSVSDVMLSFAAYPIEIPGEVVFLHPVHNFALVAYDPSALGAGASVVRAAELLPEPALRRGDSVCLVGLSRSLQATSRKSVVTNPSAALNIGSADCPRYRATNMEVIELDTDFGSTFSGVLTDELGRVQAIWGSFSTQLKYSCSSSEDHQFVRGIPIYTISQILEKIISRAIGPTLLINGVKRPMPLVRILEVELYPTLLSKARSFGLSDSWIQLL; the protein is encoded by the exons atggaGAGGTTGGGATCCGAGGCGGCGCTGGCTGGGATGGAGACGAGCATGAAGGAGGAGCTTTGCATGGAGATCGATCCGCCGTTCAAGGAGAATCTCGCCACAGCTGATGACTGGCGGAAGGCACTCAACAAGGTGGTTCCCGCAGTCGTCGTCCTCCGGACCACCGCCTGCCGTGCCTTTGACACGGAGTCCGCGGGTGCTTCTTATGCCACTGGCTTCGTCGTCGACAAGCGCCGCGGAATCATCCTCACGAACCGCCATGTCGTCAAGCCTG GGCCGGTGGTGGCGGAAGCTATGTTTGTGAACCGCGAAGAAATCCCGGTGTACCCGATATATAGAGATCCT GTTCATGATTTCGGCTTCTTCCGTTATGATCCTTCTGCTATACAATTCCTTAGCTATGAGGAAATTCCTCTTGCTCCTGAGGCTGCATGTGTGGGGCTTGAAATTAGGGTTGTCGGGAATGATAGCGGAGAAAAG GTCTCTATTTTGGCGGGAACTCTTGCTCGTTTGGATAGAGATGCTCCACACTATAAAAA GGATGGCTACAATGACTTCAATACCTTCTACATGCAA GCAGCTTCTGGAACAAAAGGTGGTTCAAGTGGCTCTCCTGTTATTGACTGGCAAGGCAGAGCAGTTGCTCTGAATGCTGGGAGCAAGACATCTAGTGCTTCGgcattttttttacctttagAACGA GTTGTGAGGGCCTTAAGCTTCTTGCAGAAAGGAAGAGACTCCGTTACTAGTACATGGGAGGCAGTCACCATTCCCCGTGGTACGCTTCAG GCTACATTTCTCCACAAAGGATTTGACGAGATACGCAGGCTTGGCCTCAGAAGTGAAACAGAACAG TTAGTACGCCATGCTTCTCCACCTGGGGAAACTGGAATGCTTGTTGTTGATTCGGTG GTGCCAGATGGCCCAGCGCATAAGCATTTGGAGCCAGGTGATGTGCTTATTCGATTGAATGGGGAG GTGACTACCCAGTTTCTGAAGATGGAGAATTTGCTCGATGACAGTGTCAACGATAAAGTTGAACTTCAGATTGAAAGGGGAGGCAAACCATTGAGTGTGGAATTAACG GTTCAGGATTTGCACTCTGTTACTCCTGATTACTTTCTGGAAGTGAGTGGTGCTGTTATACACCCTCTTTCTTATCAACAG GCCAGGAACTTCCGTTTCCAATGTGGTCTTGTATATGTTGCAGAACCAGG GTACATGCTATTCAGAGCTGGAGTACCACGCCATGCTATTATTAAGAAGTTTGCAGGTGAAGACATATCAAGACTTGAGGACTTCATTTCTGTGCTCTCTAAGTTATCCAGGGGAGCAAGAGTTCCATTAGAGTATATAAGCTACACGGATCGGCATCGTAGAAAG TCTGTCCTGGTAACAGTTGATCGTCATGAGTGGTATGCCCCTCCTCAGGTATACACTCGTAATGACAGTTCTGGCTTGTGGAATGTAAAGCCAGTTTTGCCACTGGACTCTCCACTCTTATCACCAGGGGTCAATCCCATTGAACAAGATCCAGCGAGCAATAGCATTTCAACATGTGCTGCTGAGATAACATCAATGGAACAAGCACATCAATGTGTTGGCCAGGAGCCAATGGATGGTGTGACTAGTATGGAAACTAGCTGTGAACAAATTGACAATGGGCCACATTCTCTAGATGATTCTGACTCTGGAACGAAAAAAAGGCGGGTCGAGGGAGATTTGTCTGCTGATGGTGTTCTATCACCTGACTGTGCCCTGCATGAACCTAGGGAAGAAAGATTGGAAGACCCTGGAACAGAAAGTGAGACGGTTTTGAGAGATTACCAAGGAGGAGCAGCAGTAGCAAGTAATGCTTCAGTTGCTGAGCGTGTAATTGAGCCTACCCTCGTAATGTTAGAG GTTCATGTGCCATCATCTTGTATGCTGGATGGCGTGCACTCACAGCATTTCTTTGGAACTGGTGTTATCATATATCACTCACAAACAATGGGGTTGGTTGCTGTTGATAAAAACACTGTTGCAGTGTCTGTCTCTGATGTGATGCTGTCTTTTGCTGCTTATCCAATTGAAATTCCCGGCGAG GTGGTTTTTCTCCATCCCGTGCACAATTTTGCACTTGTTGCATATGACCCTTCTGCACTTGGTGCTGGTGCTTCTGTAGTTCGAGCTGCTGAACTTCTTCCTG AACCTGCATTGCGTCGTGGAGATTCTGTATGCCTTGTGGGTCTGAGTAGGAGTCTACAGGCAACTTCCAGGAAATCTGTGGTCACCAATCCTTCAGCTGCTCTAAATATTGGCTCAGCTGACTGTCCAAGATACAGAGCAACCAATATGGAAGTAATTGAACTTGATACTG ATTTCGGTAGTACATTTTCTGGTGTCCTTACGGATGAACTTGGAAGGGTTCAAGCTATTTGGGGAAGCTTTTCAACACAG CTCAAGTATAGTTGTAGTTCATCTGAAGACCATCAATTTGTTCGTGGTATTCCAATTTACACAATAAGCCAGATCCTCGAAAAAATCATATCCCGTGCTATTGGTCCTACTCTTCTCATAAATGGAGTCAAAAGGCCTATGCCACTTGTCAGAATACTGGAGGTTGAACTTTATCCTACTTTGCTCTCCAAAGCCCGTAGTTTTGGGCTGAGTGACTCTTGGATCCAG CTATTATGA
- the LOC105176185 gene encoding amyloid beta A4 precursor protein-binding family B member 1-interacting protein-like: MALVLQFSVLINASASFTTKVDEVPDPSIKCGECPCVNPCSQQLPPPPLPPPALPPPPPPPALPPPPPEQYCSPPPPRFVYTAGTSPPPPPRWVYMTADPRHLNPTNDPFSLQIYTNAAQDRLTNFRVFPLVSCIALILMVFW; the protein is encoded by the coding sequence ATGGCACTTGTTTTGCAGTTCTCAGTTTTGATCAATGCAAGTGCATCATTTACCACCAAAGTTGATGAAGTTCCTGATCCAAGCATAAAGTGTGGTGAATGTCCTTGTGTTAATCCATGCAGCCAGCAACTACCTCCTCCTCCACTGCCACCCCCTGCATTGCCGCCGCCACCCCCACCGCCTGCACTGCCACCACCGCCACCAGAGCAGTATTGTAGCCCACCACCACCAAGATTTGTGTACACAGCCGGAACCAGCCCACCACCTCCACCGAGGTGGGTTTACATGACTGCAGATCCCAGACACTTGAATCCAACCAATGATCCATTCAGTCTACAGATATACACTAATGCAGCACAAGATCGTCTTACGAATTTTAGGGTGTTTCCGTTGGTAAGCTGCATAGCACTCATATTGATGGTATTTTGGTGA